One window of Pyrus communis chromosome 12, drPyrComm1.1, whole genome shotgun sequence genomic DNA carries:
- the LOC137709955 gene encoding uncharacterized protein, translating to MYKFLVNSIVICISIPRKWTVAATQPSSIRLLRWQPPASGWIKCNFDAAWDENGSIGGFGLLFRDGEGGFLAAQVGREAGVRSALHAEAAAARAAALFLRRWSMEQVQVEGDALLVTSAIQNAGAAYSGHYGHLFEDTRKLLKEFRQWKITFG from the exons ATGTATAAATTTCTTGTTAACAGTATTGTAATCTGTATATCAATTCCAAG AAAGTGGACTGTTGCTGCAACCCAACCATCCTCCATTCGATTACTTCGTTGGCAGCCTCCTGCTTCTGGGTGGATAAAATGCAATTTTGATGCTGCATGGGATGAAAATGGTTCAATTGGAGGTTTTGGCTTGTTATTTCGTGATGGGGAGGGTGGCTTTCTAGCGGCGCAGGTGGGTAGGGAGGCAGGAGTGCGATCTGCACTACATGCGGAAGCTGCTGCTGCAAGGGCAGCAGCATTGTTCTTGCGCAGGTGGAGTATGGAGCAAGTCCAGGTGGAAGGGGATGCGTTATTGGTGACTTCCGCAATTCAGAATGCAGGTGCAGCATATAGTGGTCATTACGGGCATTTATTCGAAGATACCAGGAAGCTACTAAAAGAGTTCAGACAATGGAAAATTACGTTTGGTTGA
- the LOC137711110 gene encoding transcription factor KUA1-like — MTRRCSHCSHNGHNSRTCPNRGVKLFGVRLTDGSIRKSASMGNLTHYAGSGSGLLPNNPDSPGDTTNDHAAADGYASEDCVPGSSSSRERKKGTPWTEEEHRMFLLGLQKLGKGDWRGIARNYVISRTPTQVASHAQKYFIRQTNVSRRKRRSSLFDIVADDSVETQMEPLDFLHGNYPEAETQGNNPLPAPPPLDKECESMDSTNSDGEQAAPNPDSSESYYPMVYPAYFSPFPIPYPLWPGYTTEPTMMDKHEVLKPTAIHSKSPINVDELVGMSKLSLGEPLGHSGPSSLTLKMVEGSSRQSAFHANPGSGSSSIGSGGSPIHAV; from the exons ATGACTCGGAGGTGCtcgcattgcagccacaatggCCACAACTCCCGGACGTGTCCGAACCGAGGGGTCAAGCTCTTCGGCGTTCGCTTGACCGACGGCTCCATCAGGAAGAGCGCTAGTATGGGCAATCTGACCCACTATGCGGGGTCGGGTTCGGGTCTCCTCCCCAACAATCCGGATTCTCCTGGCGACACCACCAACGACCATGCTGCTGCCGACGGCTACGCCTCTGAGGACTGCGTGCCCGGATCGTCTTCGAGCCGCGAACGCAAAAAAG GCACTCCATGGACTGAAGAGGAACATAGGATGTTTTTACTCGGACTGCAGAAGCTTGGTAAAGGTGATTGGCGTGGAATCGCTCGCAATTATGTCATATCAAGAACACCTACTCAAGTGGCTAGCCATGCTCAGAAATATTTTATTAGGCAGACTAATGTGTCAAGGAGGAAAAGACGTTCCAGCCTCTTTGATATTGTAGCAGATGAT TCAGTTGAAACCCAAATGGAACCACTGGACTTCTTACATGGTAACTATCCAGAAGCTGAAACTCAAGGCAACAATCCATTGCCTGCTCCTCCGCCTTTGGATAAAGAATGCGAATCAATGGACTCCACCAACTCAGATGGAGAACAGGCCGCTCCAAATCCCGATAGCTCAGAGTCATATTACCCAATGGTATATCCTGCGTATTTCTCCCCTTTCCCAATTCCTTATCCCTTGTGGCCTGGATACACTACTGAGCCCACTATGATGGATAAACATGAGGTTCTGAAGCCAACGGCAATACATTCAAAAAGCCCGATAAATGTTGATGAGCTAGTAGGCATGTCAAAATTGAGTTTAGGGGAGCCTCTAGGTCATTCTGGTCCGTCCTCGCTTACGCTTAAAATGGTTGAAGGGTCGTCTAGGCAGTCTGCTTTCCATGCAAATCCGGGTTCCGGCAGTTCTAGCATCGGTTCAGGTGGCAGTCCTATCCATGCAGTTTAG